In the genome of Populus trichocarpa isolate Nisqually-1 chromosome 6, P.trichocarpa_v4.1, whole genome shotgun sequence, one region contains:
- the LOC7479522 gene encoding uncharacterized protein LOC7479522 isoform X2 translates to MRIRKRQVPLPLSSLSPVPLSDPQFSQSPVVQLQLHNNPLQNLPQEPHTLACFDSHTPNQPNQPIGGGSSGLDCSDAAVAQQEKKILLEKDERGREGERSNDTRKGSLMGAEIETMNLTPSSSSRQGVGMWGEGEKAFPLKKRRGSFERRSDDDEIMIVKDKKMKIKMNKICVQQKGNNKEEDDDDEEEEEEEESKDIIKEGADGTTNNTSARKKARGGALMEGSRCSRVNGRGWRCCQQTLVGYSLCEHHLGKGRLRSMSSVRSRSMARTAPKKAESKPLSSSSLSLEEKETKRVSSDHIKLDGDPNEDGDHKKPLMIAKKKVKLGMVKARSISSLLGQPNYGIAVSEDSK, encoded by the exons ATGAGGATCAGGAAAAGACAGGTTCCCTTACCTCTATCTTCTCTTTCTCCTGTACCTCTCTCAGATCCCCAGTTTAGCCAGTCTCCTGTGGTGCAACTTCAACTACACAACAACCCACTTCAAAATCTCCCTCAAGAACCTCATACACTTGCTTGCTTTGATTCCCACACACCTAATCAACCAAATCAACCGATCGGAGGTGGAAGTAGTGGCCTAGATTGCTCGGATGCGGCTGTAgcacaacaagaaaagaag ATTTTGTTGGAGAAAGATGAGAGggggagagaaggagagaggagTAATGATACCAG GAAGGGAAGTTTAATGGGTGCAGAAATTGAAACTATGAATCTTACACCATCAAGTTCTTCCCGTCAAG GAGTTGGGATGTGGGGTGAGGGAGAGAAAGCATTTCCgttaaagaagagaagaggaagcTTCGAAAGGCGAtcagatgatgatgaaataatgATAGTGAAagataagaaaatgaagataaagATGAACAAGATATGTGTGCAGCAAAAAGGCAAtaacaaagaagaagatgatgatgatgaagaagaagaagaagaagaagaaagtaagGATATCATCAAAGAGGGTGCTGATGGTACTACCAATAACACTAGTGCAAGAAAGAAAGCTAGAGGTGGTGCACTTATGGAAGGATCGAGATGCAGTCGCGTAAATGGGAGAGGATGGAGATGTTGCCAACAAACTCTTGTGGGATACTCACTTTGTGAGCATCACTTGGGAAAAGGAAGGCTGAGAAGCATGAGTAGCGTTCGAAGCCGATCCATGGCTCGCACTGCACCAAAGAAGGCCGAGTCCAAGCCATTATCAAGCTCCTCATTGTCATTagaggaaaaggaaacaaaacgcGTATCATCTGATCATATTAAACTTGATGGTGATCCAAATGAAGATGGAGATCACAAGAAACCTTTAATGATTGCAAAGAAGAAGGTGAAGCTTGGTATGGTCAAAGCTCGATCAATTAGCAGTTTGTTGGGTCAACCAAATTATGGCATTGCAGTATCAGAGGATAGCAAGTAG
- the LOC7479522 gene encoding uncharacterized protein LOC7479522 isoform X1, whose translation MRIRKRQVPLPLSSLSPVPLSDPQFSQSPVVQLQLHNNPLQNLPQEPHTLACFDSHTPNQPNQPIGGGSSGLDCSDAAVAQQEKKILLEKDERGREGERSNDTRKGSLMGAEIETMNLTPSSSSRQGKNPPISETHGSYILLFILLLLLLCDCNIGVGMWGEGEKAFPLKKRRGSFERRSDDDEIMIVKDKKMKIKMNKICVQQKGNNKEEDDDDEEEEEEEESKDIIKEGADGTTNNTSARKKARGGALMEGSRCSRVNGRGWRCCQQTLVGYSLCEHHLGKGRLRSMSSVRSRSMARTAPKKAESKPLSSSSLSLEEKETKRVSSDHIKLDGDPNEDGDHKKPLMIAKKKVKLGMVKARSISSLLGQPNYGIAVSEDSK comes from the exons ATGAGGATCAGGAAAAGACAGGTTCCCTTACCTCTATCTTCTCTTTCTCCTGTACCTCTCTCAGATCCCCAGTTTAGCCAGTCTCCTGTGGTGCAACTTCAACTACACAACAACCCACTTCAAAATCTCCCTCAAGAACCTCATACACTTGCTTGCTTTGATTCCCACACACCTAATCAACCAAATCAACCGATCGGAGGTGGAAGTAGTGGCCTAGATTGCTCGGATGCGGCTGTAgcacaacaagaaaagaag ATTTTGTTGGAGAAAGATGAGAGggggagagaaggagagaggagTAATGATACCAG GAAGGGAAGTTTAATGGGTGCAGAAATTGAAACTATGAATCTTACACCATCAAGTTCTTCCCGTCAAGGTAAAAATCCTCCCATTTCCGAAACGCATGGAAGTTAtattttgctatttattttgttgttgttgttgttgtgtgatTGCAATATAGGAGTTGGGATGTGGGGTGAGGGAGAGAAAGCATTTCCgttaaagaagagaagaggaagcTTCGAAAGGCGAtcagatgatgatgaaataatgATAGTGAAagataagaaaatgaagataaagATGAACAAGATATGTGTGCAGCAAAAAGGCAAtaacaaagaagaagatgatgatgatgaagaagaagaagaagaagaagaaagtaagGATATCATCAAAGAGGGTGCTGATGGTACTACCAATAACACTAGTGCAAGAAAGAAAGCTAGAGGTGGTGCACTTATGGAAGGATCGAGATGCAGTCGCGTAAATGGGAGAGGATGGAGATGTTGCCAACAAACTCTTGTGGGATACTCACTTTGTGAGCATCACTTGGGAAAAGGAAGGCTGAGAAGCATGAGTAGCGTTCGAAGCCGATCCATGGCTCGCACTGCACCAAAGAAGGCCGAGTCCAAGCCATTATCAAGCTCCTCATTGTCATTagaggaaaaggaaacaaaacgcGTATCATCTGATCATATTAAACTTGATGGTGATCCAAATGAAGATGGAGATCACAAGAAACCTTTAATGATTGCAAAGAAGAAGGTGAAGCTTGGTATGGTCAAAGCTCGATCAATTAGCAGTTTGTTGGGTCAACCAAATTATGGCATTGCAGTATCAGAGGATAGCAAGTAG